One Antarctobacter heliothermus DNA segment encodes these proteins:
- a CDS encoding C4-dicarboxylate TRAP transporter substrate-binding protein codes for MTFVSKGLTATLAVLLTTAAPVWAQESITINVIDGYPARSMWVQEFTNFFIPEVDKRLAETGAYTIDWRESYGGTVVKPRGVLEGLQLGLGDIGIVTTIFHSSKLPSQAIAAVTPFVSSDARVVAKAVDEIAREFPTMQEEFAAQNQVYLTTGVVLDTYQLFSRDKVESLADLEGTKIAGAGMNLRYVEGIEGAAGVRGGLTDFYNMMQTGLVDSSMLWPEAAATFKISEVGPYMLEADLGAVNTKTVTANADFWGGLPEEVQTAITEVAVAYRDHLADLAMERAAEARDAYVAGGGTIVPMSDEQRAAWVGSMPDIAAEWAMGLDDDGKPGSDMLRAYLAKVSDGNALRDWTAGLPK; via the coding sequence ATGACTTTTGTTTCTAAGGGGCTGACCGCGACGTTGGCGGTTTTGTTGACCACGGCCGCGCCTGTCTGGGCTCAGGAAAGCATCACCATCAACGTGATCGACGGCTATCCGGCGCGCTCGATGTGGGTCCAGGAGTTCACCAACTTCTTTATCCCCGAGGTCGATAAACGACTGGCCGAAACCGGTGCCTACACCATCGACTGGCGTGAAAGCTATGGCGGCACAGTGGTCAAGCCGCGCGGCGTGCTGGAGGGTCTGCAACTGGGTCTTGGCGATATCGGCATCGTCACCACGATTTTCCACAGCTCCAAGCTGCCCAGTCAGGCGATTGCGGCGGTGACGCCGTTTGTGTCGTCCGACGCGCGGGTGGTGGCCAAAGCGGTGGATGAGATCGCCCGGGAATTTCCGACCATGCAAGAAGAGTTCGCCGCCCAGAACCAAGTCTATCTGACCACCGGTGTGGTGCTGGACACCTACCAGTTGTTTTCGCGGGACAAGGTGGAATCCCTTGCCGATCTTGAAGGCACCAAGATCGCCGGCGCGGGCATGAACCTGCGGTACGTTGAGGGGATCGAGGGCGCGGCGGGTGTGCGCGGAGGCCTGACCGATTTCTACAACATGATGCAGACAGGACTGGTGGACAGTTCCATGCTCTGGCCAGAGGCGGCAGCGACCTTCAAGATCTCCGAGGTCGGCCCCTACATGCTAGAGGCGGATTTGGGCGCAGTGAACACCAAGACTGTGACCGCGAACGCCGATTTCTGGGGTGGCCTGCCAGAGGAAGTACAGACCGCCATCACAGAGGTGGCCGTAGCCTACCGCGATCACCTTGCCGACCTGGCGATGGAACGCGCGGCCGAGGCCCGCGATGCCTATGTCGCCGGGGGCGGCACCATCGTTCCGATGAGCGATGAGCAGCGCGCCGCATGGGTTGGTTCGATGCCCGATATTGCTGCCGAATGGGCCATGGGTCTGGACGATGACGGCAAGCCGGGATCGGACATGCTGCGCGCCTATCTGGCCAAGGTCAGTGATGGCAACGCGTTGCGCGACTGGACGGCCGGGCTGCCCAAGTGA
- a CDS encoding dioxygenase family protein — protein sequence MRDVTPDNITEVFTGYFGPDTDPRFKEVMGALARHLHAFTKEVGLTHDEWRAGLKAMEWAAEITTPERNEFVLMSDVLGLSSLVDMVNSHPGATSSSVLGPFHVSDAPPIAMGADLKGDFEGEVLLVQGQVRDLDGNPIPGAKLDIWQTAPNGLYSSQDPDQDIMSFHGLMTADEEGRYAFTTVRPVEYTVPTDGPVGQILNAAGRHPWRPSHLHFIITADGCRELVTEVFPEDDPYLDQDTVFGVRRDLVMSYEPQPAGTFPEGFDLSGKVDGAWSKVNFDFKLLRR from the coding sequence ATGCGTGACGTGACGCCCGACAATATCACCGAGGTTTTCACCGGCTATTTCGGCCCCGACACAGATCCGCGGTTCAAAGAGGTGATGGGCGCGCTGGCGCGTCACCTGCATGCTTTCACCAAAGAGGTTGGCCTGACCCATGATGAATGGCGCGCTGGGCTGAAGGCGATGGAATGGGCGGCAGAGATCACAACGCCTGAGCGCAATGAGTTTGTGCTGATGTCGGACGTGCTGGGCCTGTCTTCGCTGGTGGACATGGTCAATTCGCACCCCGGCGCCACCAGTTCCAGCGTGCTGGGGCCGTTCCATGTCTCTGACGCGCCGCCGATTGCCATGGGCGCTGACCTGAAGGGCGACTTCGAGGGCGAGGTGCTGCTGGTTCAGGGCCAGGTGCGCGATCTGGACGGCAACCCGATCCCCGGCGCAAAGCTGGACATCTGGCAGACCGCGCCTAACGGGCTGTATTCCAGCCAAGATCCGGATCAGGACATCATGTCCTTTCACGGGCTGATGACGGCGGACGAAGAGGGGCGCTATGCCTTCACCACTGTGCGCCCGGTGGAGTATACCGTGCCGACGGATGGACCTGTGGGGCAGATCCTGAACGCCGCCGGGCGGCACCCGTGGCGACCCTCACACTTGCATTTCATCATCACCGCGGATGGCTGCCGCGAACTGGTGACAGAGGTCTTCCCCGAGGATGATCCCTATCTGGATCAGGACACCGTGTTCGGCGTGCGCCGCGATCTGGTGATGTCCTATGAGCCACAACCTGCGGGCACCTTCCCTGAGGGGTTTGATCTGTCCGGCAAGGTGGACGGCGCGTGGTCCAAGGTGAATTTCGATTTCAAACTGCTCCGCCGCTGA
- a CDS encoding TRAP transporter large permease, which translates to MSPIEIGAISVAAIVALIYLGVYIPIALTAVSFVSIWLMRDNFTLALNLLKIAISESAMEYPFATIPLFSFMGLVVSKAGLGSDIYAVMSAAFRRVLGGIGMATVGANAAFAAVTGSSIASASVFSKVAVPEMLKYDYNPRFAVGVVAGSSVLGMIIPPSAMLIIYSFVAEQSVGEMFIAGVIPGLMLAGAYIGAIWVMGRFTPGFVGGRPAEDYVPMGWGEIARKTLPMLGLIVTVIGGIYLGWTTPVEAGAAGAALGLLIAVARRSMTWRGLWDTLIETGHITAAILFLITAASIYSRMLGLAGLPRELEAILASNEFSFVVIMIFYVILMLFLGTILDTASIILIVVPLFLPLIEPMGLSLVWFGIITVIGAEIGLLTPPLGISCFVIKATLNDPRITLKDVFLGALPFAAVMLVVLVVLIAFPSLSLALL; encoded by the coding sequence ATGAGTCCCATCGAAATTGGCGCCATCTCGGTCGCGGCCATTGTGGCCCTGATCTATCTGGGCGTGTACATTCCCATCGCGTTGACGGCCGTGTCCTTTGTGTCGATCTGGCTGATGCGCGATAACTTCACTCTCGCGCTGAACTTGCTGAAAATCGCGATCAGCGAAAGCGCGATGGAATACCCGTTTGCCACCATTCCGCTGTTCAGCTTCATGGGGTTGGTGGTCTCCAAGGCGGGCTTGGGCAGCGACATATACGCGGTCATGAGCGCGGCCTTCCGCCGTGTGCTGGGGGGCATCGGCATGGCCACCGTCGGTGCGAATGCCGCTTTTGCTGCCGTGACCGGCAGTTCCATTGCCTCGGCCTCGGTCTTTTCAAAGGTCGCGGTGCCCGAAATGCTGAAATACGACTATAACCCGCGCTTTGCCGTCGGGGTTGTGGCCGGCTCGTCGGTGCTGGGCATGATCATCCCTCCCAGCGCCATGCTGATCATCTATTCCTTCGTCGCCGAACAATCGGTGGGTGAAATGTTCATCGCGGGCGTGATCCCCGGCCTGATGCTGGCCGGGGCCTATATCGGCGCGATCTGGGTCATGGGGCGGTTTACTCCCGGCTTTGTCGGTGGCCGCCCGGCCGAGGATTACGTACCGATGGGCTGGGGCGAGATTGCCCGCAAGACCCTGCCGATGCTGGGCCTGATCGTGACCGTGATCGGCGGTATCTACCTTGGCTGGACCACCCCGGTCGAGGCCGGGGCGGCGGGCGCAGCACTTGGCCTGCTGATTGCCGTGGCGCGTCGGTCGATGACGTGGCGCGGGCTGTGGGATACGCTGATCGAGACAGGGCACATCACCGCCGCGATCCTGTTCCTGATCACCGCCGCATCGATCTATAGCCGGATGCTGGGTCTTGCGGGCCTGCCCCGCGAACTGGAAGCCATCCTTGCCAGCAATGAGTTCAGCTTTGTCGTCATCATGATCTTCTATGTCATCCTGATGCTTTTCCTTGGGACCATTCTGGACACCGCGTCGATCATCCTGATCGTTGTGCCGCTGTTTTTGCCGTTGATCGAGCCGATGGGTCTCAGCCTTGTCTGGTTCGGCATCATCACCGTGATCGGGGCCGAAATCGGCCTGCTGACACCGCCCTTGGGGATATCCTGTTTCGTCATCAAGGCGACGCTGAATGACCCGCGCATCACGCTGAAGGACGTGTTCCTTGGGGCGCTGCCCTTTGCAGCGGTGATGCTGGTGGTCCTTGTGGTTCTGATCGCCTTCCCCTCACTTTCCCTTGCTTTGCTGTAG
- a CDS encoding YHYH protein — protein MYRFHRFAGTMSIALVTLPALAHDGELHHIEAFFADANIVSGPSIVDCTLSGGTETTCFSITVKPDPKAYTPGPWCPTSITDTAESGGIWFLDGEIEDVDGAFITRLSEIYGDTNWQLFDPDTGAVRYTGTLEACEAAARPDVDPAYQNYCVQCLPEYVPEEASLTYVIPLHPQMTDAPSPTNRAGSGLAYNGVRLDGPAPVDAILGAYTIAPFDDCGGHVNTHVGYHYHAVTDCLQNAPATTTEVAETDKQIGIAMDGFPIMAHRDDLVDQLDACNGLMVEGAGYRYFAGAPGSNAILGCHVAEVGCTLENGTGVCDASAMARRGPPPAGAGAPPPPAD, from the coding sequence ATGTACCGATTTCACCGCTTTGCCGGAACGATGTCCATTGCCTTGGTGACGCTGCCTGCGTTGGCACATGACGGCGAACTTCACCACATCGAAGCTTTCTTTGCCGATGCAAACATTGTCTCAGGACCGTCAATTGTGGATTGCACCCTGTCCGGGGGAACAGAAACCACCTGTTTCTCGATCACGGTTAAACCGGACCCCAAAGCCTATACACCCGGTCCATGGTGCCCAACCTCTATCACCGATACCGCAGAGAGCGGCGGCATCTGGTTCCTGGATGGCGAGATCGAAGACGTCGACGGGGCATTCATCACCCGTCTGTCTGAGATCTACGGAGACACCAATTGGCAGTTGTTCGATCCAGACACCGGCGCGGTCCGCTATACTGGCACGCTGGAGGCTTGCGAGGCTGCCGCCCGCCCGGATGTGGACCCCGCCTATCAGAACTACTGTGTCCAGTGTCTGCCGGAATATGTGCCGGAAGAGGCATCACTGACCTATGTCATCCCGCTGCACCCGCAGATGACGGATGCACCTTCCCCCACCAACCGGGCGGGATCAGGCCTTGCCTATAACGGGGTACGTCTGGACGGCCCTGCGCCGGTGGATGCGATCCTGGGTGCCTATACCATCGCGCCCTTCGACGATTGCGGCGGCCATGTGAACACCCATGTCGGATATCACTACCACGCCGTGACGGATTGTCTGCAAAACGCGCCCGCCACCACGACAGAGGTTGCGGAGACGGACAAACAGATCGGCATCGCGATGGACGGCTTTCCGATCATGGCGCACCGTGACGACCTTGTTGACCAGTTGGATGCCTGCAACGGCCTGATGGTCGAGGGCGCAGGCTATCGCTATTTCGCGGGCGCGCCGGGCAGCAACGCCATTCTTGGCTGCCATGTGGCCGAAGTCGGCTGCACGCTGGAAAACGGAACCGGCGTCTGTGACGCGTCCGCTATGGCGCGCCGAGGACCGCCACCGGCAGGCGCAGGCGCGCCACCACCGCCGGCAGACTAA
- a CDS encoding TRAP transporter small permease subunit, with protein MTAPNAQSGSPVAKGYRRLHGAVSRLVHGVALGANATGTLMVLALVIVVNYDMLARTLANRPLHGTIELVQFAMVLIVFLQLPDVIRAGRLTRSDGFLVLLETRAPRVADMLRRAIDLLSFVVMTMIAVASFPLFFEMWESQDYFGIPGVFTAPWWPIKLTVLASAILCATVFALKVLKPGSASTQ; from the coding sequence GTGACGGCACCCAATGCCCAAAGCGGTTCGCCGGTAGCAAAAGGCTACCGGCGGCTGCACGGTGCGGTGTCCCGATTGGTGCACGGCGTCGCACTGGGGGCCAACGCAACCGGAACGTTGATGGTGCTCGCCCTCGTGATCGTGGTGAACTACGACATGCTGGCGCGCACCCTTGCCAATCGTCCGCTACACGGCACGATCGAACTGGTGCAGTTCGCCATGGTGCTGATCGTGTTCCTTCAACTGCCCGATGTGATCCGCGCCGGGCGGCTGACGCGGTCGGACGGGTTTTTGGTCCTACTGGAAACACGCGCGCCGCGTGTCGCGGACATGCTGCGTCGGGCCATCGACCTGCTGAGTTTTGTCGTCATGACCATGATCGCCGTCGCCTCCTTTCCGCTGTTCTTCGAGATGTGGGAAAGCCAAGACTACTTCGGCATTCCGGGTGTCTTTACAGCGCCTTGGTGGCCGATCAAGCTGACGGTGCTGGCAAGTGCCATCCTCTGCGCCACGGTCTTTGCGCTGAAAGTCCTCAAACCGGGGAGCGCGAGCACCCAATGA
- a CDS encoding redoxin domain-containing protein yields MTSPKPRVGQKVDEMQLAVAGEDRAIAVGAPKDRWTMLFVYRGKHCPRCKRFLSKLNTTLSNWTAKMDVVVVSADPEDKALADKAEFGWNFDLCYGLTEPQMRALGLYVSEPLSEAETDAIFAEPGAFALRPDGTLMLVDISNGPAARPDLEELLDGMIFNIDKDRPVRGTA; encoded by the coding sequence ATGACATCGCCTAAACCCCGCGTCGGCCAAAAAGTCGACGAAATGCAGCTTGCCGTGGCGGGTGAGGATCGCGCCATTGCCGTCGGTGCGCCCAAGGACCGCTGGACCATGCTGTTTGTCTATCGCGGAAAGCACTGCCCGCGCTGCAAACGGTTCCTGTCCAAGCTGAACACCACCCTGTCGAACTGGACGGCCAAGATGGACGTGGTCGTTGTTTCCGCCGACCCCGAGGACAAGGCGCTGGCGGACAAGGCAGAGTTCGGTTGGAATTTTGACCTGTGCTATGGCCTGACAGAGCCGCAGATGCGCGCGCTTGGCCTCTACGTCTCGGAACCGCTGTCCGAGGCAGAGACCGACGCGATCTTTGCCGAACCGGGTGCCTTTGCCCTGCGGCCCGACGGGACGCTGATGCTGGTTGATATTTCCAACGGTCCCGCCGCGCGGCCGGATCTGGAGGAACTGCTGGACGGCATGATTTTTAATATCGACAAGGATCGCCCGGTGCGCGGAACGGCCTGA
- a CDS encoding MarR family winged helix-turn-helix transcriptional regulator: MTERRPLFHLLLHSADLLEAELTRRLKPLGLGPRQARLIDGLAHMGEVSQAHLARAFKVTQASMSTMTSRLIAGGYIARRPDPQDTRGNLLSLTDKGRGLLAEIDAVWTSMDAYGAKALGVNRFKALAQEAGALRDALGGTRPGE, encoded by the coding sequence ATGACCGAACGTCGACCTCTTTTTCATCTTTTGCTGCATTCCGCCGACCTGCTGGAAGCAGAACTGACCCGCAGGCTGAAACCGCTTGGCCTTGGTCCCCGACAGGCGCGACTGATCGACGGTCTGGCCCACATGGGAGAGGTGTCTCAGGCGCACTTGGCGCGGGCCTTCAAGGTGACGCAGGCCAGCATGAGCACCATGACAAGCCGGTTGATCGCGGGCGGCTATATCGCGCGGCGGCCCGATCCCCAGGACACACGCGGCAATCTGTTGTCCCTGACAGACAAGGGACGCGGGCTATTGGCAGAGATCGACGCGGTCTGGACCTCGATGGACGCCTATGGCGCCAAGGCGCTGGGCGTCAACCGGTTCAAGGCACTGGCACAAGAGGCCGGGGCGCTGCGCGATGCGCTTGGCGGCACGCGCCCCGGCGAATAG
- a CDS encoding GntR family transcriptional regulator — translation MNANSPAPASSPVTPPVVSATQSTYQAIRQMIITGDLAPGEKLKIEHLKDRLQTGASPIREALTLLVSDQLVERLDQRGFRAAPVSQDNFAEILKLRCALEDMALRDSLAAADDTWEEALVLAHHRMARVDTGDIATFEERHKTFHVALLANCGSPILLRYCSQLYDLNVRYRYLAGRSQNYGTRDVPREHREILEAAVARDVDLASQRLLSHYQQTGTFLRERPEVPVEG, via the coding sequence ATGAATGCCAACAGCCCCGCCCCTGCGTCATCGCCCGTGACCCCGCCTGTCGTGTCCGCCACGCAAAGCACCTATCAGGCAATCCGGCAGATGATCATCACCGGTGACCTCGCCCCCGGCGAAAAGCTGAAGATCGAGCATCTCAAGGACCGACTACAAACCGGCGCCTCGCCGATCCGCGAGGCGCTGACGCTGCTGGTCTCCGACCAGTTGGTTGAACGGCTGGACCAGCGCGGCTTTCGCGCCGCGCCGGTCAGTCAGGATAACTTTGCCGAAATCCTCAAGCTGCGCTGCGCGCTAGAAGACATGGCCCTGCGCGATTCACTTGCCGCCGCTGACGACACATGGGAAGAGGCACTGGTGCTGGCCCATCACCGCATGGCGCGGGTTGATACGGGCGACATCGCCACCTTTGAAGAACGGCACAAGACGTTTCACGTTGCTCTGCTGGCGAATTGCGGCTCACCTATTTTGTTGCGCTATTGCAGTCAGTTGTACGATCTGAACGTGCGTTATCGCTATCTGGCCGGACGGTCGCAGAACTATGGCACACGCGACGTTCCGCGCGAACATCGCGAAATCCTTGAGGCGGCAGTGGCGCGGGATGTCGATCTGGCCTCACAACGGCTGCTCAGCCACTACCAGCAAACCGGCACCTTCCTGCGCGAACGGCCGGAGGTGCCAGTAGAGGGCTGA